A region from the uncultured Bacteroides sp. genome encodes:
- a CDS encoding site-specific integrase, which yields MRQTFSVSFFLRNKHQIESKPQTVVVRITVNGQSVEIATHLKCCIKDWKSKIQQAKGRSSAALTLNSSLCDIRVRINQIFHQQTLHGESTTPQVIKEIYLDESRTKHHLLSFFEIHNENIKKQIAKGRTKATYQKYEVTRKHLNGYLRENLSLDDILICRINHKFIWEFEIYLKTTANCGHNTTAKFMQFFKRIIRLALHNHYIKDNPFLNYEIKLHDVHRGYLTMEELKTIINKKIDIKRLDLVRDLFVFASFTGLTYGDLKNLQRKHLYVFNGDLWLRINRGKTNQPSTMKLFDIPKRLIEKYDNPSSNHIFPVLSNQKVNAYLKELSDICEIQKTVTFHVARHSAACLALSNGMPIESIAKMLGHKNIRTTQLYAKITDMKLSKDMDNLEEKLNNL from the coding sequence ATGAGACAAACATTTTCAGTATCTTTTTTCCTTCGGAATAAACATCAAATTGAGAGTAAGCCACAGACTGTTGTAGTCAGAATAACGGTAAATGGACAAAGTGTTGAAATAGCAACACATTTGAAGTGTTGCATTAAAGATTGGAAGTCCAAAATACAGCAAGCTAAAGGCAGAAGTTCTGCTGCTCTGACTTTAAACAGTTCTTTGTGTGATATCAGGGTACGTATAAATCAAATCTTTCATCAGCAAACTTTGCATGGAGAATCGACTACTCCACAAGTGATAAAAGAGATTTACTTGGACGAATCGCGAACGAAACACCATCTTCTGTCTTTTTTTGAAATCCATAACGAAAATATCAAAAAGCAAATCGCGAAGGGACGTACCAAAGCAACTTACCAGAAATATGAAGTAACTCGAAAGCATCTGAATGGCTATCTTCGGGAGAATCTTTCGTTAGACGATATTCTTATTTGCAGAATCAACCATAAGTTTATTTGGGAATTTGAGATTTACCTCAAAACCACTGCTAATTGCGGACATAATACAACAGCCAAGTTTATGCAATTCTTCAAACGTATAATCCGCTTAGCGCTTCACAACCACTATATAAAAGACAACCCTTTCCTGAATTATGAAATCAAATTGCATGATGTTCATCGAGGCTATCTGACAATGGAGGAGCTAAAAACCATTATCAACAAAAAGATAGATATCAAACGATTGGACTTAGTTCGGGATCTATTTGTTTTCGCATCGTTTACCGGATTGACTTACGGGGATTTGAAAAATCTTCAACGCAAACACCTCTACGTGTTCAATGGCGATCTGTGGCTACGAATCAATCGAGGTAAGACAAATCAACCCTCAACCATGAAGTTGTTTGATATTCCGAAGCGTTTGATTGAGAAATACGATAATCCTAGTTCTAATCATATTTTCCCAGTTCTATCGAATCAAAAGGTTAATGCGTACCTGAAGGAACTTTCTGATATATGTGAGATTCAGAAGACTGTTACATTTCATGTGGCAAGGCATAGTGCGGCTTGCTTGGCTCTCTCTAATGGAATGCCTATCGAAAGTATTGCAAAAATGTTGGGACATAAGAACATTCGAACAACTCAGCTTTATGCTAAGATTACGGATATGAAGTTGAGTAAGGATATGGATAACTTGGAAGAAAAACTCAACAACTTATAA
- a CDS encoding phage integrase SAM-like domain-containing protein yields the protein MNIKRNIIFALESRKKNGVPILENVPIRMRVVYCGQRVEFTTGYRIDVAKWDADKQRVKNGCTNKLKQSAAEINTDLLKYYADIQDIFKEFEVIDLIPTTEQLRTTFNNKLKKNIPQEPIQEKPTISFWDAFTEFVRECGIQNNWTDATYEKFAATKKHLEDFDINLTFEALTESKLTEYVNYLRDTKNLRNSTIGKQIGFLKWFLRWGKKKGYNNNIAFDTFKPKLKTTQKKVIFLTWVELTRLREYNIPETKKYLDRVRDVFLFQCFTGLRYSDVFNLRRSDVKENHIEITTVKTADSLIIELNNHSKTILDKYKDVHFEHDKVLPVITNQKMNDYLKELAELAEINEPVRETYYKGNQRIDETTPKYALLGTHAGRRTFICNALSLGIPAQVVMKWTGHSDYKAMKPYIDIADDIRANAMDKFNQL from the coding sequence ATGAATATCAAACGAAATATCATTTTCGCCCTTGAAAGCAGAAAGAAAAACGGAGTTCCTATTCTTGAGAACGTTCCCATTCGTATGCGTGTTGTCTATTGCGGCCAGCGCGTGGAATTTACCACTGGTTACCGCATAGATGTGGCAAAATGGGATGCCGATAAACAACGGGTAAAGAATGGCTGTACGAACAAGTTAAAACAAAGTGCAGCAGAGATAAACACAGACTTGCTGAAGTATTACGCCGACATTCAAGATATATTCAAAGAGTTTGAAGTAATAGACCTTATCCCAACTACCGAACAGTTAAGAACAACATTCAACAACAAGTTGAAGAAAAATATTCCACAAGAACCAATACAGGAAAAGCCTACCATTTCATTTTGGGATGCATTTACTGAATTTGTTCGGGAGTGCGGTATTCAGAATAATTGGACGGATGCAACCTACGAAAAATTCGCTGCAACAAAAAAGCATTTGGAAGACTTTGATATAAACCTGACATTTGAAGCATTGACCGAAAGCAAGCTAACCGAATATGTAAACTATCTTCGGGATACAAAGAATCTTCGCAATAGTACGATTGGCAAGCAAATTGGATTTCTGAAATGGTTTCTACGTTGGGGAAAGAAGAAAGGGTATAACAATAACATTGCCTTTGACACATTCAAACCCAAGCTGAAAACGACCCAAAAGAAAGTCATTTTTCTCACATGGGTAGAGCTTACCAGATTGAGAGAATACAATATTCCCGAAACAAAGAAATACCTCGACAGAGTTCGGGATGTGTTTTTATTTCAGTGTTTCACAGGACTTCGGTATTCCGATGTATTCAATTTAAGGCGAAGTGATGTTAAGGAAAATCATATAGAGATAACAACCGTAAAAACGGCAGATAGTTTGATTATTGAGCTAAATAATCACAGCAAAACGATTCTTGACAAATATAAAGATGTTCATTTCGAACACGATAAGGTTCTGCCTGTTATTACGAATCAGAAGATGAACGATTATTTGAAAGAGTTAGCAGAATTGGCGGAAATAAACGAGCCTGTTCGAGAAACATACTACAAAGGAAATCAACGGATTGATGAAACAACGCCTAAATATGCGTTGCTTGGAACTCATGCAGGACGAAGAACCTTTATTTGCAACGCCTTGTCTTTGGGTATTCCTGCACAGGTTGTGATGAAATGGACTGGGCATAGCGACTACAAAGCCATGAAACCCTATATCGACATTGCCGATGATATCAGAGCAAATGCAATGGATAAATTCAATCAATTATAA
- a CDS encoding PDDEXK nuclease domain-containing protein, which translates to MKNNSIELRNNFICDIKQIISSARESAIRSVDFERVKMYWKLGERIFVEEQQEKERAEYGKYLIKNLSKEIEPEFGSGFSIRQLERARQFYRTYPITTALRSQFNWSQYKLLMQIDNEDKREYYELESANNGWTGRELERQINSGLYERLLLSNDKESVLAVARKQRTPELPTEIIKDPMVLEFLGLKRDATYYEKDLESALITNLQSFLLELGNGFSFVARQKRILLEDDEFFIDLVFYNRLLRSFVIFEIKTHKITHADIGQLQMYVNYYDRNEKTADENPTIGVLLCADKNNAVVKYSLPEENKTIMASKYQLYLPTEKQLLTELKREIKELDENANS; encoded by the coding sequence ATGAAAAACAATAGTATTGAACTTCGAAACAACTTCATTTGCGATATAAAACAGATTATATCATCCGCCAGAGAGTCTGCAATAAGAAGTGTTGATTTTGAGAGGGTAAAAATGTATTGGAAGTTAGGTGAACGCATTTTCGTTGAAGAACAGCAAGAGAAAGAAAGAGCCGAATATGGAAAATATCTTATAAAAAACCTTTCTAAAGAAATAGAGCCTGAATTTGGCAGTGGTTTCTCGATAAGACAATTAGAGCGTGCAAGACAGTTTTATCGAACATATCCAATTACGACCGCACTGCGGTCGCAATTCAACTGGTCTCAGTACAAACTGCTTATGCAGATTGATAATGAGGACAAAAGAGAATATTATGAGCTGGAATCTGCAAATAACGGATGGACAGGGCGTGAACTGGAAAGGCAAATAAACTCGGGATTGTACGAAAGGTTGTTGTTAAGCAATGACAAAGAATCGGTCTTAGCAGTTGCACGAAAACAAAGGACGCCTGAATTGCCTACGGAAATCATAAAAGACCCGATGGTTTTAGAGTTCTTAGGGTTAAAGCGTGATGCCACATATTACGAGAAAGATTTGGAAAGTGCACTGATAACCAATCTGCAATCGTTTCTTTTGGAGTTGGGCAATGGATTTTCATTTGTCGCACGTCAAAAACGAATCTTACTGGAGGACGATGAATTCTTTATCGACTTGGTTTTTTATAATCGCTTGTTGCGTTCTTTCGTGATTTTTGAAATAAAAACGCATAAAATCACACATGCTGATATCGGACAACTACAAATGTATGTGAACTATTACGACAGAAACGAGAAAACAGCAGACGAGAATCCAACCATTGGCGTCTTGCTTTGTGCCGACAAAAACAATGCAGTCGTTAAATATTCCCTTCCAGAGGAAAATAAAACGATAATGGCAAGTAAATACCAGCTCTACTTACCAACAGAAAAACAATTATTGACGGAGTTGAAACGAGAAATAAAAGAGTTAGACGAAAATGCAAACTCCTAA